The following are encoded together in the Vigna angularis cultivar LongXiaoDou No.4 chromosome 9, ASM1680809v1, whole genome shotgun sequence genome:
- the LOC108346472 gene encoding probable xyloglucan endotransglucosylase/hydrolase protein yields MADELPLSHATQPLKQIAVDYTPEACSHCSISDTITLTYDIRGGARWRTPTRFHSGTFSALIQCPGGDTNGLNFNLYLSSQEGDKSQDEIDFEFLGRDRTLVQTNFFCGGAGNNERIHHLGFDASEGFHEYAIAWGSDAIEWRVDGRVVRRDERKEGKTFPEKAMFLYASIWDASGIAGGKWCGKYLELTSLMFVFIRTFMFLLALLLMISELFFLL; encoded by the coding sequence ATGGCGGATGAACTTCCGCTCTCTCACGCCACCCAACCATTGAAGCAAATCGCCGTCGACTACACTCCCGAGGCCTGTTCTCACTGTTCCATCTCCGACACCATCACCCTCACCTACGACATCCGTGGCGGCGCGCGGTGGCGCACGCCCACGCGCTTCCACTCGGGCACCTTCTCTGCTCTCATCCAGTGCCCCGGTGGCGACACCAACGGTCTCAACTTCAACCTCTACCTCTCCTCCCAGGAGGGCGACAAGTCCCAGGACGAGATCGACTTCGAGTTTCTGGGCCGCGACAGGACCCTCGTACAAACAAACTTCTTCTGTGGGGGCGCGGGCAACAACGAAAGGATCCACCATCTTGGGTTCGACGCCTCCGAGGGGTTCCACGAGTACGCCATTGCGTGGGGGAGCGATGCGATCGAGTGGCGCGTGGATGGAAGGGTGGTTAGGAGGGATGAGAGGAAGGAGGGAAAAACTTTCCCTGAGAAAGCTATGTTTTTGTACGCTTCGATTTGGGACGCTAGTGGGATCGCCGGAGGGAAGTGGTGTGGGAAGTACCTGGAGCTGACGAGCCTTATGTTTGTGTTTATAAGAACATTCATGTTCCTGTTGGCACTGCTGTTGATGATTAGtgagttgttttttttgttgtga
- the LOC108346470 gene encoding uncharacterized protein LOC108346470, whose amino-acid sequence MVDRQPRSIPDITFTNADFHAPDPDHDDPMVITASIARYDVSKVLIDQGSLVNILFWSTFKKMDLSEDLIAPFNEQIVGFSGERVDTRGYLDLRTRLGITLEAPELRIRFLLVDANTSYNALIGRPCLNAFGAIVSTPHLAMKFPTERDTICTVKADQRTARQCYVAGLKLSPLVPMRKSRRADIAAIELDPRTNTEDRLHPQGDVKLLPLTKDPNKTTTIGGNLDFNDEQNLGRILRENADLFAWTAADMPGIHPGIMAHKLSIFREARPVTQKKRRFGEEKRKAIQVEVEKLMNARFIKELTYTTWLSNVVMVKKSNGQWRMCVDFTDLNKACPKDSYPLPSIDRLVDGASGHTILSFLDAYSRYNQIPMYAPDQSKTAFTTEQANYCYEVMPFGLKNARATYQRLMDKVFHQ is encoded by the coding sequence ATGGTCGACCGACAACCCCGGTCGATCCCTGATATTACGTTCACCAACGCAGACTTCCATGCACCCGACCCTGATCATGATGACCCCATGGTTATCACCGCCAGCATAGCTCGATACGATGTCAGCAAGGTTCTAATTGATCAGGGAAGTTTGGTCAATATCCTGTTTTGGTCAACCTTTAAAAAGATGGACCTATCCGAAGACCTCATCGCCCCTTTTAACGAACAAATTGTAGGTTTCTCAGGAGAAAGAGTGGACACCCGAGGATACCTCGACCTACGAACACGACTCGGAATAACTCTAGAAGCACCAGAACTCAGAATTCGATTCTTACTGGTCGACGCCAATACTTCGTACAACGCTTTGATAGGACGACCCTGTCTAAATGCCTTTGGGGCAATCGTGTCGACCCCTCACCTAGCCATGAAGTTTCCTACGGAGCGCGACACCATTTGCACTGTAAAGGCAGATCAACGAACAGCTCGACAATGTTATGTTGCAGGATTGAAACTCTCCCCTCTTGTACCCATGAGAAAGTCGAGAAGGGCTGATATAGCGGCCATCGAATTGGACCCGCGAACCAATACAGAGGACCGTCTCCACCCTCAGGGCGATGTCAAACTCCTTCCGTTAACGAAGGACCCGAACAAAACTACGACCATTGGTGGGAACCTGGACTTTAACGATGAACAAAATCTGGGACGTATATTACGAGAGAACGCAGACTTGTTCGCTTGGACAGCTGCTGACATGCCAGGAATCCATCCTGGAATCATGGCACACAAGTTGTCCATCTTCCGAGAAGCACGACCCGTCACACAAAAGAAACGACGGTTCGGGGAAGAGAAGCGTAAAGCCATCCAGGTCGAGGTGGAAAAGTTGATGAACGCCCGGTTCATCAAGGAGTTAACTTACACCACATGGTTGTCGAACGTAGTTATGGTCAAAAAGTCGAACGGCCAGTGGAGAATGTGTGTCGATTTCACCGACCTCAACAAAGCATGCCCCAAAGATTCATATCCTTTGCCTAGCATAGACCGCTTGGTAGACGGAGCGTCCGGTCATACAATACTCAGTTTCCTCGACGCGTACTCGAGATACAACCAAATCCCCATGTACGCACCCGACCAGAGCAAAACAGCCTTCACCACTGAACAGGCTAATTACTGTTATGAAGTAATGCCATTCGGTTTGAAGAACGCAAGGGCTACCTATCAACGTCTGATGGATAAAGTCTTCCATCAATAG
- the LOC108346469 gene encoding uncharacterized protein LOC108346469: MDDLSTRELIQQLQTQIEAQAQTIREQHEIQRKQTEELAALRAQQPPPELSASNRHDNNEGSHHGEPSDSLAGRKRGPSSVRITNLLPFTDAIMQAHMPDKPPPALDRYDGSADPDNHMRNFIDSMAFYIDSDPVICRAFSLSLKDDALEWFHTLPGNSIDCFATIETLFRKQYATNKKPEMTAAELVNTKQEKDETLRAFMQRYNETARRVKNINHTFIISNLPSCLKPGHFAEQLYADPPASLEELQSTIAKFICIEDLRNSRKKQQQDTSNHDVKKPFKRPINDYKPDRAPRKELGWISKYDHYTTLNAPRAKVLEEALQAELLTVRRKATPKNADNSKACIFHVNHGHDTEECNMVKDELERLIRAGYLQNYVKDRISTKATASPRKGPFRQGPERSPPRVERRHRRSRSPPRRIERERSVRGRIDTISGGFAGGGEHPLQPGNAA, translated from the coding sequence ATGGACGATCTCAGCACTCGCGAGTTGATCCAGCAGCTGCAGACACAGATCGAGGCGCAAGCACAAACTATACGGGAGCAACATGAAATCCAACGCAAGCAGACGGAAGAGCTGGCAGCACTGAGGGCGCAACAACCACCGCCAGAATTGTCAGCCTCTAACAGGCATGACAATAATGAAGGGAGCCATCATGGAGAGCCATCTGATTCCTTAGCTGGGAGAAAAAGGGGACCCTCCTCTGTGCGTATCACCAATCTGCTCCCATTCACAGATGCCATCATGCAAGCACACATGCCGGATAAACCTCCCCCGGCTTTGGACCGTTATGATGGTTCCGCCGATCCTGACAATCATATGCGTAACTTTATAGACTCCATGGCGTTCTACATCGACAGCGATCCAGTCATTTGCAGAGCTTTCTCCTTATCTCTTAAGGATGATGCCTTAGAGTGGTTCCACACTCTTCCAGGAAATTCAATAGATTGTTTTGCAACAATTGAGACTCTGTTCCGAAAACAGTATGCAACCAATAAAAAACCGGAGATGACTGCTGCTGAGCTGGTGAATACCAAGCAGGAGAAGGATGAGACGTTGAGGGCGTTCATGCAACGATACAATGAAACCGCCCGGCGTGTGAAGAATATCAATCACACCTTCATCATCAGCAATCTACCTTCGTGTTTAAAGCCGGGACATTTTGCAGAACAACTATATGCTGACCCTCCCGCATCTTTAGAAGAACTGCAATCCACCATTGCGAAGTTCATTTGCATCGAAGATCTCCGGAATTCGCGGAAGAAGCAGCAACAAGATACCTCCAACCATGACGTCAAGAAGCCATTCAAACGTCCCATCAACGATTATAAACCGGATCGTGCACCTCGAAAAGAGCTGGGATGGATATCAAAATATGATCATTACACCACCCTTAACGCACCAAGGGCGAAGGTGCTCGAAGAGGCATTACAGGCCGAACTCTTAACCGTACGACGAAAGGCCACCCCAAAAAACGCGGATAATAGTAAAGCCTGCATATTCCACGTGAATCATGGGCACGACACTGAAGAATGCAATATGGTGAAGGACGAACTGGAACGGCTTATCCGGGCAGGATACCTCCAAAATTACGTTAAAGACAGAATCTCCACCAAAGCCACCGCTTCCCCTCGAAAAGGTCCTTTTCGACAAGGCCCCGAGCGATCGCCTCCCAGAGTCGAGCGACGCCACAGGAGATCACGTAGTCCGCCTCGACGGATAGAACGGGAACGTTCAGTCCGAGGTCGGATCGACACCATATCCGGTGGTTTCGCTGGGGGGGGGGAGCATCCTCTTCAGCCAGGAAACGCAGCTTGA
- the LOC108347248 gene encoding RING-H2 finger protein ATL79 has translation MGIDTNLVTTIIGFGLSATFIVFVCTRIICGRLHERVGVRTVYEIEPRTDIERSEFHGNEPEPAFVAAIPTLSFNHEAFVSTGSTQCVICLAEYKEKEVLRIIPKCGHTFHLSCIDMWLRKQSTCPVCRLSLQNASESKHVRHVTFTIRHSLDESNDISERNIDSERQVEANSRISLQSTLGEIGC, from the exons ATGGGTATTGATACCAATTTGGTGACTACTATCATTGGGTTTGGGTTGAGTGCAACGTTCATTGTCTTCGTTTGCACAAGAATAATTTGTGGAAGACTACACGAACGAGTTGGAGTACGAACAGTATATGAAATCGAACCAAGAACAGACATAGAACGG TCAGAGTTTCATGGTAATGAGCCTGAACCTGCTTTTGTTGCTGCAATCCCCACTTTGAGTTTCAACCATGAAGCCTTCGTTTCAACGGGAAGCACACA GTGTGTGATATGTTTGGCAGAgtacaaagaaaaagaagtattGCGCATCATACCAAAATGTGGCCACACTTTTCACCTTTCTTGCATTGATATGTGGCTGAGAAAACAATCAACTTGTCCAGTGTGTCGTTTGTCACTGCAAAATGCTTCTGAATCAAAACATGTGAGACATGTAACATTTACCATAAGACATTCGCTGGATGAGTCCAATGATATTTCAGAAAGGAACATAGACAGTGAGAGACAGGTTGAAGCTAATTCTAGGATATCTCTACAATCAACTTTGGGAGAGATAGGATGTTAG